A section of the Platichthys flesus chromosome 22, fPlaFle2.1, whole genome shotgun sequence genome encodes:
- the lancl1 gene encoding glutathione S-transferase LANCL1 → MDTRAVKNPYPDYDGNSSQLFDAQGKLTPEFSQRLSRKVSELLSIMENGLKSADPRDCTMYTGWAGVALLYLHLHSVFQEESFLHRALDYVTHSLKCLTRRHDVTFLCGDSGPLAVAAVVYFRLQRPHEADECINRLLQFHQTVVQGSGGLPDELLYGRMGFLYSLVFINQQLGQDRIPLQYIQQISESVLASGEHLSRKFRFQNQSPLMYEWYQEQYVGAAHGLAGIYYFLMQPGFVAQPEHVHRLVKPSVDHVCRLKLASGNYPPCIGDDRDLLVHWCHGSPGIVYTLLQAHRAFGETQYLYDALQCGEVVWRWGLLKKGYGLCHGAAGNAYTFLALYRQTRDPRHLHRACMFADWCMNYGQHGCRTPDTPFSLFEGMAGTIYFLADILQPMKARFPAFEV, encoded by the exons ATGGACACCAGAGCGGTGAAGAACCCGTATCCCGACTATGATGGCAACTCATCACAGCTCTTTGACGCCCAGGGAAAG CTCACCCCAGAGTTCAGCCAGAGACTGAGCAGGAAGGTGAGCGAGCTCCTGTCCATCATGGAGAACGGGCTGAAGTCTGCGGACCCCAGGGACTGCACCATGTACACGGGCTGGGCAG GCGTCGCTCTGCTCTACCTGCACCTCCACAGCGTGTTCCAGGAGGAGTCCTTCCTCCACCGGGCCCTGGACTACGTCACCCACAGCCTGAAGTGTCTGACCCGACGCCATGATGTCACCTTCCTGTGCGGGGACAGCGGGCCGCTGGCTGTGGCCGCCGTGGTCTACTTCCGCCTGCAGAGGCCGCATGAGGCCGACGAGTGCATCAACCG ACTGCTGCAGTTTCACCAGACGGTGGTGCAGGGATCGGGGGGGCTGCCGGACGAGCTGCTCTACGGCCGAATGGGCTTCCTCTACTCCCTCGTCTTCATCAACCAGCAGCTGGGGCAGGACAGGATCCCGCTGCAGTACATCCAGCAG ATCAGCGAGAGCGTGCTGGCGTCGGGCGAGCACCTCAGCAGGAAGTTCAGGTTCCAGAACCAGAGCCCTCTGATGTACGAGTGGTACCAGGAGCAGTACGTTGGCGCCGCACACGGACTCGCGGGCATCTACTACTTCCTCATGCAG CCGGGCTTCGTCGCTCAGCCGGAGCACGTGCACCGGCTGGTGAAGCCCAGCGTCGACCACGTGTGCCGACTCAAGCTGGCGTCGGGAAACTACCCCCCCTGCATCGGCGACGACAGAGACCTGCTGGTGCACTGGTGCCACGGCTCGCCGGGAATCGTCTACACACTCCTGCAGGCGCACAGG GCCTTTGGAGAAACCCAGTACCTGTACGACGCCCTCCAGTGTGGAGAGGTGGTTTGGCGCTGGGGCTTGCTGAAGAAGGGCTACGGGCTGTGTCACGGTGCCGCGGGTAACGCCTACACCTTCCTGGCTCTGTACCGGCAAACTCGGGATCCAAGGCACCTTCACAGAGCCTGCATG ttTGCCGACTGGTGCATGAACTACGGCCAACATGGCTGCCGAACTCCAGACActcccttctccctctttgAAG gcATGGCGGGCACCATCTACTTCCTGGCCGACATTCTGCAGCCCATGAAGGCGAGGTTCCCAGCCTTCGAGGtgtga